The following proteins are encoded in a genomic region of Pyrus communis chromosome 11, drPyrComm1.1, whole genome shotgun sequence:
- the LOC137707977 gene encoding F-box/kelch-repeat protein At3g06240-like translates to MFQMRESETPEDRVVEILSRLSPKSLLRFKCICKCWCTLINSPSFVAKHLSNSLDKKLSSSTCILLNRSQFHIFPDQSWKREVLWSMINLSIDSDVHNLHYDVKPLNIPFSRDDHNPVQIHGYCNGIVCLIEGDNVLLCNPSTREFRLLPNSCLLVPHPEGKFELETTFHGMGFGYDCKANEYKVVQIVENCEYSDDEQTYQHCIAYPYTAEVYTTAANFWKEIKIDISSSTHPYPFSVYLKGFCYWFATDGEECILSFNLGDEIFHRIQLPSKIESGFNFSGLFLYNESITSYCCRYDPSEDSKLFEIWVMDGYGGVKSSWTKLLTVGPFKGIEYPLTLWKCDKLLMVASGRRVTSYNSSTGNFKDLHIPPIMHQITDLQALIYEESLVPIK, encoded by the coding sequence ATGTTCCAAATGCGTGAAAGTGAAACTCCTGAAGACAGGGTGGTCGAAATCTTGTCCAGGTTGTCGCCCAAGTCTCTGTTACGATTCAAATGCATATGCAAGTGTTGGTGCACTCTTATAAATAGTCCAAGTTTTGTGGCCAAACACCTCAGCAATTCCTTGGACAAGAAACTCTCATCCTCCACTTGTATCCTTCTCAACCGTTCTCAGTTTCACATTTTCCCGGATCAGAGTTGGAAACGTGAAGTTTTATGGTCCATGATTAATCTTTCCATTGATAGTGATGTGCACAACCTTCATTATGATGTTAAGCCCTTAAATATACCGTTTTCAAGGGATGACCATAATCCTGTACAGATTCACGGGTATTGCAATGGCATTGTATGTCTAATAGAAGGGGATAATGTTCTTCTATGCAATCCTTCAACGAGGGAATTCAGGCTACTTCCCAATTCATGCCTTCTTGTACCCCATCCCGAGGGAAAATTCGAATTGGAAACGACCTTTCACGGAATGGGTTTTGGCTATGATTGCAAAGCTAATGAATACAAGGTTGTGCAAATTGTAGAAAATTGTGAGTATTCAGATGATGAGCAAACATATCAACATTGTATTGCTTATCCTTACACGGCTGAGGTATACACCACGGCTGCTAACTTTTGGAAAGAGATCAAGATTGATATATCAAGTTCAACCCATCCCTATCCCTTTTCTGTGTACTTGAAGGGATTTTGTTATTGGTTTGCAACGGATGGCGAAGAATGCATACTTTCATTTAATTTAGGTGATGAGATATTTCATAGGATACAATTGCCTTCTAAGATAGAATCCGGTTTTAACTTTAGTGGTCTTTTTCTATATAATGAATCTATCACTTCTTATTGTTGTCGTTATGATCCAAGTGAGGAttctaaattatttgaaatatgGGTAATGGATGGGTATGGCGGTGTTAAGAGTTCATGGACAAAACTCCTAACCGTTGGTCCCTTTAAAGGCATTGAGTATCCATTGACACTTTGGAAATGTGACAAGCTTCTTATGGTTGCCTCCGGTAGAAGAGTCACGTCTTATAATTCTAGTACTGGAAATTTCAAGGATCTTCATATTCCTCCAATTATGCATCAGATTACAGATTTGCAAGCTCTTATTTATGAGGAAAGTCTTGTTCCAATTAAATGA